The Serpentinimonas maccroryi genome has a segment encoding these proteins:
- a CDS encoding SCO family protein gives MSSRPQPPHYPRLRPHPRRALLRALLAVGAGGLLAACGPRSPFAGIDITGASYAQGFDLTDHNGVRRTLADFRGQVVALFFGFVHCPDVCPTSMGNLAHARRLLGAQAERLQVLFVSLDPARDTPEIMRAYMAAFDPSFLALYAPEADLPALARAFRVYFRRVEGSTPGSYTIDHSAGKFLFDPSGRVRVHHAFGSSAQAIAADVKLLLAEPTRS, from the coding sequence ATGAGTAGCAGACCGCAGCCGCCGCATTACCCCCGCCTTCGCCCCCACCCCCGCCGCGCCCTGCTGCGCGCGCTGCTGGCCGTGGGCGCGGGGGGGCTGCTGGCGGCTTGCGGGCCGCGCTCGCCCTTTGCCGGCATCGACATCACCGGCGCCAGCTACGCCCAGGGCTTTGACCTGACCGACCACAACGGCGTGCGCCGAACCCTGGCCGACTTTAGGGGGCAGGTGGTGGCCCTATTTTTTGGCTTCGTGCACTGCCCCGATGTGTGCCCCACCAGCATGGGCAACCTGGCCCATGCGCGGCGGCTGTTGGGCGCGCAGGCCGAGCGCCTGCAGGTGCTGTTTGTGAGCCTAGACCCGGCGCGCGACACGCCCGAGATCATGCGCGCCTACATGGCCGCCTTCGACCCCAGCTTTTTGGCCCTCTACGCCCCCGAGGCCGATCTGCCCGCGCTGGCGCGTGCGTTTCGGGTGTACTTCAGGCGCGTCGAGGGCAGCACCCCCGGCAGTTACACCATCGACCACTCGGCCGGCAAATTCTTGTTCGACCCCTCGGGCCGCGTGCGCGTGCACCACGCCTTTGGCAGCAGCGCGCAGGCCATTGCAGCCGACGTCAAGCTGCTGCTGGCCGAGCCCACGCGCAGCTGA
- a CDS encoding pilin: MKRVQKGFTLIELMIVVAIIGILAAIAIPAYQNFTARAKAGAALSEITAGKVGIDEMMANLPALQGTQTFEQLAVARSGVSQTDTANCGAGAGIVVAAAADGTASLTCTIIGGPAPVAGEFIRLSRAATGVWSCQTNIGTANDASLRPAGCTFSAT, encoded by the coding sequence ATGAAACGTGTACAAAAAGGCTTCACCCTGATCGAACTGATGATCGTGGTGGCCATCATCGGCATTTTGGCGGCGATTGCCATTCCGGCGTATCAAAACTTCACGGCGCGCGCTAAGGCCGGGGCTGCCCTTTCTGAAATTACAGCCGGCAAAGTTGGTATTGATGAAATGATGGCAAATTTGCCAGCCCTGCAGGGTACTCAGACGTTCGAGCAATTGGCTGTTGCTAGGTCTGGTGTTAGTCAGACCGATACAGCCAACTGCGGTGCCGGTGCTGGCATTGTCGTTGCTGCCGCTGCTGACGGGACTGCGAGTTTGACTTGTACCATCATTGGTGGCCCTGCACCTGTTGCCGGTGAATTTATTCGCTTGAGTCGGGCTGCCACCGGTGTTTGGTCATGCCAGACCAATATTGGGACTGCTAATGATGCTTCTTTGCGGCCTGCGGGTTGCACTTTCTCAGCAACGTGA
- a CDS encoding addiction module protein yields MEPTFEALEAQVLQLSDAQRARLLDRVLASLDVDPASVAVWDAVAQARERSAAQDPSLMLPLDSVLERLRAQLT; encoded by the coding sequence ATGGAACCCACATTCGAAGCGCTTGAAGCCCAAGTGTTGCAGCTCTCTGATGCCCAGCGGGCGCGTCTGCTCGACCGGGTGCTGGCCAGCCTAGATGTGGACCCGGCCAGCGTCGCGGTGTGGGACGCCGTTGCCCAAGCGCGCGAGCGCAGCGCCGCACAAGACCCATCGCTCATGCTTCCCCTCGATTCCGTGCTGGAGCGCTTGCGTGCCCAACTGACGTGA
- a CDS encoding nucleotidyltransferase domain-containing protein, which yields MSAADILFTPSVQRVLAATLAHPERAYTLKELLAVAASGRGNTQQQIERLLSAGVLVEAPRRGRQRSIKANVEYLLYPELCSILRKTFGVADPLRKTLQPFAGQIEEAFVFGSVANGTDTQRSDIDLVVVGTAELLALSEALYATEQALGRTIHVSFYEPGEWRELLANDPVVRQIAQGPKLALLPDGRGLIKAAQPTGTISGFVGLLAGRSKKVATLEEINTAAAQGQSARLL from the coding sequence GTGAGCGCCGCCGACATCCTTTTTACCCCCAGCGTACAGCGCGTGCTGGCTGCCACCCTCGCGCACCCGGAGCGGGCCTACACCCTGAAAGAGTTACTGGCCGTGGCCGCATCGGGTAGGGGCAATACCCAGCAGCAAATCGAGCGGTTGTTGAGCGCCGGTGTGCTGGTGGAGGCGCCACGCCGCGGGCGCCAACGCAGCATCAAGGCGAATGTGGAGTATCTTCTATATCCTGAACTGTGCAGCATCTTGCGCAAGACGTTTGGGGTGGCTGACCCTCTCAGAAAGACATTGCAGCCGTTTGCAGGGCAGATTGAGGAGGCCTTCGTGTTTGGTTCGGTAGCCAACGGCACCGACACGCAGCGCAGCGATATCGACTTGGTGGTCGTGGGCACGGCAGAGTTGCTGGCGTTGTCGGAGGCACTGTACGCCACTGAACAGGCGCTGGGCCGTACCATACACGTGAGCTTTTATGAGCCCGGGGAGTGGCGCGAGTTGCTGGCCAACGACCCTGTGGTGCGTCAAATTGCCCAAGGCCCCAAACTTGCGTTGCTGCCCGATGGCCGGGGCTTGATTAAAGCCGCCCAGCCAACCGGAACCATTTCCGGCTTCGTTGGCTTGCTCGCCGGCCGGAGCAAGAAAGTTGCCACCCTTGAGGAAATCAACACGGCGGCCGCACAAGGCCAGTCGGCACGCCTTTTGTGA
- a CDS encoding DNA-binding protein, producing the protein MALTRDFKATVVARVQTDPAFAQALLDEAITLFIDGEPDTAKLILRDLVNATVGFESLAEEIHKPAKSLHRMLSASGNPTMNNLSAIFAAIKRALKVEVHTTVVMA; encoded by the coding sequence ATGGCACTGACCCGTGATTTCAAAGCAACCGTGGTAGCCCGCGTGCAGACCGATCCGGCTTTTGCCCAGGCCTTGCTCGACGAGGCGATCACCCTGTTCATCGACGGCGAGCCCGACACCGCCAAACTCATCTTGCGTGACCTGGTGAACGCAACCGTCGGGTTCGAGTCGCTGGCCGAGGAAATCCACAAGCCAGCCAAGAGCCTGCACCGGATGCTGTCGGCCTCGGGCAATCCAACCATGAACAACCTCTCGGCGATCTTCGCCGCCATCAAGCGCGCGCTCAAAGTTGAGGTTCACACCACCGTCGTGATGGCATAG
- a CDS encoding CDP-6-deoxy-delta-3,4-glucoseen reductase yields MSYTITIEPSARQFSAESGETVLLAAIRQGVALPYGCQDGACGSCKCKKLSGTVEHGAFQPKALSEAEQAAGFVLTCRAQPLSDVVLESKQVGAADAFPVKKLPVRVKALQRVTDDVMIVHLQLPASDRFDYHAGQYIDVLLRDGSRRSYSMASAPHFQALAPGLELHIRHLPGGKFTDQVFGGLKEKDILRIEGPLGGFYLRPDSAKPIILLASGTGMAPIKALIEHLRLLNCERPITLYWGGRRPADLYLNDWIASQCADMPNLRYVPVVSDALPADGWSGRSGFVHLAVLADFPDLSGHQVYACGAPVVVEAARRDFAAAGLPEHEFYADAFTSERDKLGG; encoded by the coding sequence ATGAGCTACACCATCACCATCGAACCCAGTGCCCGTCAGTTTAGCGCCGAAAGCGGCGAAACCGTGCTGCTTGCCGCCATCCGCCAGGGCGTGGCCCTGCCCTATGGCTGCCAAGACGGGGCTTGCGGCTCGTGCAAATGCAAAAAACTCAGTGGCACGGTCGAGCACGGCGCGTTTCAGCCCAAGGCGCTGTCCGAAGCCGAGCAGGCGGCCGGCTTTGTGCTCACCTGCCGCGCCCAGCCGCTCAGCGACGTGGTGCTCGAATCCAAGCAGGTGGGCGCGGCCGACGCCTTTCCGGTGAAAAAGCTGCCCGTGCGCGTGAAAGCGCTGCAGCGCGTCACCGACGACGTGATGATCGTGCACCTGCAACTGCCCGCCAGCGACCGATTCGACTACCACGCCGGCCAGTACATCGACGTGCTGCTGCGCGACGGCAGCCGGCGCAGCTACTCGATGGCCAGCGCGCCGCATTTTCAGGCGCTGGCGCCGGGGCTGGAGCTGCACATTCGGCACCTGCCCGGCGGCAAGTTCACCGACCAGGTGTTTGGCGGCCTGAAGGAGAAAGACATTCTGCGCATCGAAGGCCCGTTGGGCGGCTTTTATTTGCGCCCCGACAGCGCCAAACCCATCATCCTGTTGGCCTCGGGCACCGGCATGGCACCCATCAAGGCGCTGATCGAGCACCTGCGCCTGCTCAACTGCGAGCGCCCCATCACCCTCTACTGGGGTGGCCGGCGCCCGGCCGATCTGTACCTAAACGACTGGATCGCCAGCCAATGCGCCGACATGCCCAACCTGCGCTACGTTCCGGTGGTGTCGGACGCGCTGCCCGCAGACGGCTGGAGCGGGCGCAGCGGCTTTGTGCACCTGGCCGTGCTGGCCGACTTTCCCGACCTGTCCGGCCACCAGGTCTATGCCTGCGGCGCGCCGGTGGTGGTGGAAGCGGCGCGGCGCGACTTCGCCGCCGCCGGCCTGCCAGAGCACGAGTTTTATGCCGATGCGTTTACTTCGGAGCGGGATAAGCTGGGGGGTTGA
- the parS gene encoding antitoxin Xre/MbcA/ParS toxin-binding domain-containing protein, translating to MSALALLGGEAVLHAHPRASMDWIPLVRQGLPSASVDAAVRLTQITHAQLAQALAIAPRTLARRKRAGALAPEESAKLLRFARIVERAEAVFEGAEPALSWLQSPNAALGGVTPLSLLDTDMGADSVLDALGRIEHGVFA from the coding sequence ATGTCTGCCCTGGCCTTGCTGGGCGGCGAGGCCGTGTTGCACGCCCACCCTAGGGCCTCGATGGACTGGATCCCCTTGGTGCGCCAAGGCTTGCCGTCGGCATCGGTGGATGCGGCGGTGCGCCTGACGCAGATCACGCACGCGCAGTTGGCCCAAGCCCTAGCGATCGCCCCGCGCACTCTGGCGCGGCGCAAGCGCGCCGGGGCTTTGGCGCCCGAGGAATCGGCCAAGCTGCTGCGCTTTGCGCGCATCGTCGAGCGCGCCGAAGCGGTGTTTGAGGGCGCCGAGCCGGCCCTAAGCTGGCTGCAAAGCCCAAACGCGGCGCTGGGCGGCGTGACGCCGCTTTCATTGCTCGACACCGACATGGGCGCCGACAGCGTGCTCGACGCCCTGGGCCGCATCGAGCACGGCGTGTTTGCCTGA
- a CDS encoding RES family NAD+ phosphorylase yields the protein MRTVWRITTARFADSAFSGEGARRYGGRWNPKGWAVVYAAATPSLALLELLVQDDPLRAHYVLIPAHIPLDIPETLIESAQLPPDWRSIAARPVLQEIGQAWLHSGSTALLSVPSAVLPAERNYLINPRHPDFGRIVLGPAQSLQTDTRLLRNLGAPT from the coding sequence ATGCGCACGGTCTGGCGCATCACCACGGCGCGTTTTGCAGATTCGGCTTTTAGCGGCGAGGGCGCGCGGCGCTACGGCGGGCGCTGGAACCCGAAGGGCTGGGCCGTGGTCTATGCTGCCGCAACCCCCTCTTTGGCCTTGCTCGAACTGCTGGTGCAAGACGACCCTTTGCGCGCGCACTACGTGCTGATACCCGCCCATATCCCGCTCGACATACCCGAAACCTTGATCGAGTCAGCGCAGTTGCCACCCGATTGGCGCAGCATCGCCGCCCGCCCTGTGTTGCAAGAAATCGGCCAAGCGTGGCTGCACAGCGGCAGCACGGCGCTGCTGAGCGTGCCCAGCGCGGTGCTGCCGGCCGAGCGCAACTACCTGATCAACCCGCGCCACCCCGATTTTGGGCGCATCGTTTTGGGGCCGGCGCAGTCGTTGCAGACCGATACGCGCCTGCTGCGCAATCTAGGCGCTCCGACTTGA
- a CDS encoding SDR family oxidoreductase — MTMLLGALPARFRRERVLIVGCGDVGLRCAALLRPGRRVLALTSSPERVALLRAQGVVPLLGNLDDRASLQRLAGLATRVLYLAPPPNAGTTTTDPRSRALAQALGRRSRPRKLVYGSTSGVYGDCAGAWVSETRPPQPSTARGQRRLAAERTWRNWGRWRGVDVSLLRIPGIYGGGRAGGARERLLRGTPVLCSPDDVYTNHIHADDLARACVRALWWHAPQRSAHVCDDSTLRMGDYFDLAADLYGLPRPPRISRAEATAQLGPMLLSFMSESRRLHNQRLKRELRLVLRYPTPQQGLLA, encoded by the coding sequence ATGACCATGCTGCTGGGGGCTTTGCCGGCGCGCTTTAGGCGCGAGCGGGTGTTGATCGTGGGCTGCGGCGACGTGGGCTTGCGCTGCGCGGCGCTGCTGCGGCCGGGGCGGCGCGTGTTGGCGCTCACCTCGTCGCCCGAGCGCGTGGCGCTGCTGCGCGCCCAAGGCGTGGTGCCGCTGCTGGGCAACCTAGACGACCGCGCCAGCCTGCAGCGCTTGGCCGGGCTGGCCACTAGGGTGCTGTATCTGGCGCCGCCACCCAATGCGGGCACCACCACCACCGACCCGCGCAGCCGCGCTCTGGCGCAAGCGCTGGGGCGGCGCAGCCGGCCGCGCAAGCTGGTCTATGGCTCCACCAGCGGCGTCTATGGCGACTGCGCCGGCGCCTGGGTGAGCGAAACCCGCCCGCCGCAGCCCAGCACGGCGCGCGGGCAGCGCCGGCTGGCGGCCGAGCGCACCTGGCGCAATTGGGGCCGCTGGCGCGGGGTGGATGTGTCGCTGCTGCGCATCCCCGGCATTTATGGCGGTGGCCGTGCCGGTGGCGCGCGCGAGCGCCTGCTGCGCGGCACGCCGGTGCTGTGCTCGCCAGACGACGTGTACACCAACCACATCCATGCCGACGACCTGGCCCGCGCCTGCGTGCGCGCGCTCTGGTGGCACGCGCCGCAGCGCAGCGCCCACGTCTGCGACGACAGCACGCTGCGCATGGGCGACTACTTCGACCTGGCCGCCGACCTCTACGGCCTGCCGCGGCCGCCGCGCATCAGCCGCGCCGAAGCCACCGCGCAGCTGGGCCCGATGTTGCTGAGCTTCATGAGCGAATCGCGCCGGCTGCACAACCAGCGCCTCAAGCGCGAGCTGCGCCTGGTTTTGCGCTACCCCACGCCGCAGCAGGGTCTTTTGGCCTAG
- a CDS encoding calcium/sodium antiporter — MSLLLPLLSVFVGLAVLVWAADKFIDASATVARHYSLPPLLIGVVIIGFGTSAPELSVSALSALAGSPGIALGNAYGSNIANIALILGITALISPIVVQSGILRKELPLLVGVTLLSVALLWDLDISRLDAAVLLLVFAGVMGWAIWQGTRGGKDTLGDDAAAEMDAHTMGSIRLAWFWLAAGLVLLIASARLLVWGAVLLAQSLGVSELVIGLTVVAVGTSLPELASCIAAARKKEHDLAIGNILGSNLFNTLAVVGLAGAIHPLQAEPAVLYRDMLVMAALTLALFVLARTRGGQSGRISRVSGGLLVLSFVGYTVYLLLTTVGAQVAA; from the coding sequence ATGTCTTTGCTCTTGCCTTTGTTGTCGGTCTTCGTGGGTCTGGCCGTACTGGTTTGGGCGGCCGACAAGTTCATCGACGCCTCGGCCACGGTGGCGCGCCACTACAGCCTGCCGCCGCTGCTCATCGGCGTGGTGATCATCGGCTTTGGCACCTCGGCGCCCGAGCTGTCGGTGTCGGCGCTGTCGGCGCTGGCGGGCAGCCCCGGCATCGCGCTGGGCAACGCCTACGGCTCCAACATCGCCAACATCGCGCTCATTTTGGGCATCACGGCGCTGATCAGCCCGATCGTGGTGCAGTCGGGCATTTTGCGCAAAGAGCTGCCGCTGTTGGTGGGTGTCACGCTGCTGTCGGTGGCGCTGCTGTGGGATTTGGACATCAGCCGGCTCGACGCCGCGGTGCTGCTGCTGGTTTTTGCTGGCGTCATGGGCTGGGCGATCTGGCAGGGAACGCGCGGCGGCAAAGACACGCTGGGCGACGACGCCGCCGCCGAAATGGACGCGCACACCATGGGCTCGATCCGGCTGGCCTGGTTCTGGCTGGCTGCCGGGCTGGTGCTGCTCATCGCCAGCGCGCGGCTGCTGGTCTGGGGCGCGGTGCTGCTAGCCCAGTCGCTGGGGGTGAGCGAGCTGGTGATTGGCCTGACCGTGGTGGCGGTGGGCACCTCGCTGCCCGAACTGGCCTCGTGCATCGCGGCGGCGCGCAAGAAAGAGCACGATCTGGCCATCGGCAACATTCTGGGCTCGAACCTGTTCAACACGCTGGCCGTGGTCGGGTTGGCCGGGGCCATTCACCCGCTGCAGGCCGAACCGGCCGTGCTCTACCGCGACATGCTGGTCATGGCCGCGCTCACGCTGGCGCTGTTTGTGCTGGCGCGCACCCGGGGCGGCCAGTCCGGACGCATATCGCGCGTCAGCGGCGGGCTGCTGGTGTTGAGCTTTGTGGGCTACACGGTTTATCTGCTGCTCACCACCGTGGGCGCGCAGGTCGCCGCTTAA
- the cysM gene encoding cysteine synthase CysM, with protein sequence MYPSIESTVGQTPLVALQRIGAEANRARGNVLLAKLEGNNPAGSVKDRPALAMIRRAEERGEIAPGDTLIEATSGNTGIALAMAAAIRGFRMVLIMPEDLSIERAQTMKAFGAELILTPKSGGMEYARDLAEKMQREGKGRVLDQFANPDNPRIHYETTGPELWQQTAGRITHFVSAMGTTGTITGVGRYLKERNPAVRIVGAQPSEGSRIPGIRKWPPEYLPKIYDPAQVDELVYVSQADAEQMCRRLAAEEGIFAGISAAGACWVAQQIAATVEHATIAFVVCDRGDRYLSTGVFPA encoded by the coding sequence ATCTACCCGAGCATCGAGTCCACGGTGGGCCAGACGCCGCTGGTGGCGCTGCAGCGCATCGGGGCCGAGGCCAACCGGGCCCGGGGCAATGTGCTGCTGGCCAAGCTCGAGGGCAACAACCCGGCCGGTTCGGTGAAAGACCGGCCGGCGCTGGCCATGATCCGGCGCGCCGAAGAGCGCGGCGAGATCGCCCCCGGCGATACCTTGATCGAGGCCACTTCGGGCAACACCGGCATCGCGCTGGCCATGGCGGCGGCGATTCGGGGTTTTCGCATGGTGTTGATCATGCCCGAAGACCTGTCGATCGAGCGCGCCCAGACCATGAAGGCCTTTGGCGCCGAGCTCATCCTCACGCCCAAGAGCGGCGGCATGGAGTACGCGCGCGATCTGGCCGAAAAAATGCAGCGCGAGGGCAAGGGCCGGGTGCTGGACCAGTTTGCCAACCCCGACAACCCGCGCATCCACTACGAGACCACTGGCCCCGAGCTGTGGCAGCAGACGGCTGGGCGCATCACGCATTTTGTGAGCGCCATGGGCACCACCGGCACCATCACCGGCGTGGGCCGCTACCTGAAGGAGCGCAACCCGGCGGTGCGCATCGTGGGCGCGCAGCCGAGCGAGGGCTCGCGCATACCGGGCATCCGCAAATGGCCGCCTGAGTATCTGCCCAAAATCTACGACCCGGCGCAGGTGGACGAGCTGGTGTATGTGAGCCAGGCCGACGCCGAGCAGATGTGCCGCCGGCTGGCCGCCGAGGAGGGGATTTTTGCTGGCATATCGGCTGCTGGGGCTTGCTGGGTGGCGCAGCAGATCGCGGCCACGGTGGAACACGCGACCATCGCCTTCGTGGTCTGCGACCGCGGCGACCGCTACCTGTCCACGGGGGTGTTTCCGGCTTGA
- a CDS encoding sulfurtransferase TusA family protein, with product MNADRELDARGLNCPLPILKAKKALAEMSSGQTLKIIATDSGSVRDFQAFAKQTGNELIEQDTAGPEYVSVLRRR from the coding sequence ATGAATGCAGACCGAGAACTCGACGCCCGCGGCCTAAACTGCCCGCTGCCCATCCTGAAGGCCAAAAAAGCCTTGGCCGAAATGAGCAGCGGCCAGACGCTCAAGATCATCGCCACCGACTCCGGCTCGGTGCGCGACTTTCAAGCCTTTGCCAAACAGACCGGCAACGAGCTGATCGAGCAAGACACCGCCGGGCCCGAGTACGTGTCGGTGCTGCGGCGGCGCTAG
- a CDS encoding valine--tRNA ligase, translating to MPDTPAQPGLHSLPKSFQPAELEARWGPEWERRGLGRAGVRGTGQAQAGVPAFAIQLPPPNVTGTLHMGHAFNQTVMDSLTRYHRMLGHNTLWVPGTDHAGIATQIVVERQLQAQGRNRHQLGATETASRQRFIEHVWQWKQQSGQTITQQMRRMGDSVDWSREYFTMDERLSPVVTETFVRLYEQGLIYRGKRLVNWDPVLKSAVSDLEVESEEEDGWLWHIAYPLVSGAGQLVVATTRPETLLGDVAVMVHPEDERYAHLVGQYVRLPLCEREIPVIADAYVDRAFGTGVVKVTPAHDANDYAVGQRHQLPIIGVLALDATLNDHAPAPYRGLDRFEARQRVVADLQSAGLLVETKKHRLMVPRCTRTGQVVEPMLTDQWFVAVNQAPRAHAADGANNYTTPDSRSIAQKAIDAVNSGAVRFVPENWVNTYHQWMGNLQDWCISRQLWWGHQIPAWYDLEGQVYVARDAAAAQAQFEARCASLNPSQRDALLAAGLVRDPDVLDTWYSSALIPFSTLGWPQAAEGKSAGDGGPAGGARSAIAAEGRLSKSAPGWPDGSGASANQASAAPTDYDLYLPSSVLVTGYDIIFFWVARMIMMSTHFTGRVPFRHVYIHGLVRDAQGRKMSKSEGNVLDPVDLIDGIELAPLLDKRSSGLRKPETAPAVRKATEREFPDGIPAYGADALRLTFAALASLGRSINFDSKRCEGYRNFCNKLWNATRFVLMHCEGHDCGLDAHPPSSCAHTDGAYLDFSAADRWIVSRLQRAEAEVAQGYADYRLDLVAQTVYELVWNEFCDWYLELAKVQLQQGSPAQQRATRRTLIRSLETLLRLAHPIIPFITEALWQTVAPVAGRWPQDANGQPLPQASISVAPFPLAQPERIDPAAEAEVAQLKAVIDACRNLRGELGVSPAQRLPLYAYAHSSAQAQWLARMAPQLQALARLSEVRPFADETAWSAAAAAAPVAMQGDLRLCLYVEVDVGAERTRLGKEAVRLEAESAKAQAKLNNPAFVAKAPPAVLEQERKRLADFDATLAQVRQQLQRLG from the coding sequence ATGCCTGACACCCCTGCCCAACCGGGCCTGCACAGCCTGCCCAAATCGTTCCAACCGGCCGAACTCGAGGCGCGCTGGGGGCCAGAGTGGGAGCGGCGCGGCTTGGGGCGCGCGGGCGTGCGCGGCACCGGCCAAGCGCAGGCCGGCGTGCCCGCCTTTGCCATCCAGTTGCCGCCGCCCAACGTCACCGGCACCTTGCACATGGGGCACGCCTTCAACCAGACCGTGATGGACAGCCTCACGCGCTACCACCGCATGCTGGGCCACAACACGCTCTGGGTTCCGGGCACCGACCACGCCGGCATCGCCACCCAGATCGTGGTCGAGCGCCAGTTGCAGGCCCAGGGGCGCAACCGGCACCAGCTCGGCGCCACCGAAACCGCGTCGCGCCAGCGCTTCATCGAACACGTGTGGCAGTGGAAACAGCAATCCGGCCAGACCATCACGCAACAGATGCGGCGCATGGGCGACAGCGTGGACTGGAGCCGCGAGTACTTCACCATGGACGAGCGCCTGTCGCCGGTGGTCACCGAGACCTTCGTGCGCCTGTACGAGCAGGGCCTGATCTACCGCGGCAAGCGGCTGGTCAACTGGGACCCGGTGCTCAAGAGCGCGGTGTCCGACCTCGAAGTCGAGAGCGAGGAAGAAGACGGCTGGCTCTGGCACATCGCCTACCCGCTGGTCAGCGGCGCTGGGCAGCTGGTGGTGGCCACCACGCGCCCCGAAACCCTGCTGGGCGACGTGGCCGTGATGGTGCACCCCGAAGACGAACGCTACGCGCACCTCGTGGGCCAGTACGTGCGCCTGCCCCTGTGCGAACGCGAAATCCCGGTCATCGCCGACGCCTACGTCGATCGCGCCTTCGGTACCGGTGTGGTCAAGGTCACGCCGGCGCACGACGCCAACGACTACGCCGTCGGGCAGCGGCACCAGTTGCCCATCATCGGCGTGCTCGCGCTCGACGCCACCCTCAACGACCACGCCCCCGCGCCCTACCGCGGCCTAGACCGCTTCGAGGCGCGCCAGCGCGTGGTGGCCGACCTGCAAAGCGCCGGGCTGCTGGTCGAGACCAAAAAACACCGCCTGATGGTGCCGCGCTGCACCCGCACCGGCCAAGTGGTGGAGCCCATGCTCACCGACCAATGGTTCGTGGCCGTCAACCAAGCCCCGCGCGCGCACGCAGCCGATGGCGCCAACAACTACACCACCCCCGACAGCCGCAGCATCGCGCAAAAAGCCATCGACGCCGTTAACAGCGGCGCGGTGCGCTTCGTGCCCGAAAACTGGGTCAACACCTACCACCAGTGGATGGGCAACCTGCAAGACTGGTGCATCAGCCGCCAGTTGTGGTGGGGGCACCAGATCCCGGCTTGGTACGACCTCGAGGGCCAAGTCTATGTGGCGCGTGACGCCGCCGCCGCCCAGGCCCAATTCGAAGCCCGCTGCGCCAGCCTCAACCCCAGCCAGCGCGACGCCCTGCTCGCCGCCGGCTTGGTGCGCGACCCCGACGTGCTCGACACCTGGTACTCCAGCGCGCTGATCCCGTTTTCCACCCTAGGCTGGCCGCAGGCGGCTGAGGGGAAAAGTGCCGGAGACGGCGGGCCAGCCGGGGGCGCTCGCAGCGCCATTGCGGCCGAAGGACGCCTAAGCAAGAGTGCCCCCGGCTGGCCCGACGGCTCCGGCGCGAGCGCCAACCAAGCCAGCGCCGCCCCCACCGACTACGACCTGTACCTGCCCAGCAGCGTGCTCGTCACCGGCTACGACATCATCTTCTTCTGGGTCGCGCGCATGATCATGATGAGCACCCACTTCACCGGCCGGGTGCCCTTTCGCCACGTCTATATCCACGGCTTGGTGCGCGACGCCCAAGGCCGCAAAATGAGCAAAAGCGAAGGCAACGTGCTCGACCCGGTTGACCTCATCGACGGCATCGAACTCGCGCCCCTGCTCGACAAACGCAGCAGCGGCCTGCGCAAACCCGAAACCGCGCCCGCCGTGCGCAAAGCCACCGAACGCGAATTCCCCGACGGCATCCCCGCCTACGGCGCCGACGCCCTGCGCCTGACCTTCGCCGCCCTAGCCAGCCTAGGGCGCAGCATCAACTTCGACAGCAAACGCTGCGAAGGCTACCGCAACTTCTGCAACAAACTCTGGAACGCCACCCGCTTCGTGCTCATGCACTGCGAAGGCCACGACTGCGGCCTAGACGCCCACCCCCCCAGCAGCTGCGCCCATACCGATGGCGCCTACCTCGACTTCAGCGCCGCCGACCGCTGGATCGTCTCGCGCCTGCAACGCGCCGAAGCCGAAGTGGCCCAAGGCTATGCCGACTACCGGCTCGACCTCGTGGCGCAAACCGTGTACGAACTGGTCTGGAACGAGTTTTGCGACTGGTACTTGGAGCTCGCCAAAGTGCAGCTGCAACAGGGCAGCCCGGCGCAGCAGCGCGCCACCCGCCGCACCCTCATCCGCAGCCTCGAAACCCTGCTGCGGCTGGCGCACCCCATCATCCCCTTCATCACCGAAGCGCTGTGGCAAACCGTGGCCCCCGTGGCCGGGCGCTGGCCGCAAGACGCCAACGGCCAGCCGCTGCCCCAGGCCAGCATCAGCGTCGCCCCCTTTCCACTGGCGCAGCCCGAGCGCATCGACCCGGCCGCCGAAGCCGAAGTGGCGCAGCTCAAAGCCGTGATCGACGCCTGCCGCAACCTGCGCGGTGAGCTTGGCGTGTCGCCAGCGCAGCGCCTGCCGCTGTACGCCTACGCCCACAGCAGCGCCCAAGCCCAATGGCTGGCGCGCATGGCGCCGCAGTTGCAGGCGCTGGCGCGCTTGAGCGAAGTGCGCCCCTTTGCCGACGAAACCGCTTGGAGCGCCGCCGCCGCCGCCGCCCCTGTGGCCATGCAGGGCGATCTGCGCCTGTGCCTGTACGTCGAGGTGGACGTAGGCGCCGAACGCACGCGCCTAGGCAAAGAAGCGGTGCGGCTCGAGGCCGAAAGCGCCAAGGCCCAAGCCAAGCTCAACAACCCGGCCTTCGTGGCCAAAGCCCCGCCCGCCGTGCTCGAGCAAGAGCGCAAACGCCTGGCCGACTTCGATGCCACCCTGGCCCAAGTGCGCCAGCAGCTGCAGCGCTTGGGCTAG